The genomic interval GTCCATCTGGAAGGGTGTGAAAAGAAGCAGGCGGCACCACCGATTGTCGGTTCCAAAAGGTCATTTCCCCGGTAGACTCCGTTGGCATGATAAACAGATAAACACCGTAGGGTTTATCTGTGAAATGATGCATATCGGCCAACTGTGTATTGCCGGCCAATAACCGGTTAAACCGGGCTGTATCTCCGAGGAGCATTTCAAAATCCCGCTCCTGTTTTTGTACGAATTCTTCTAATTTTTTTCTTTCCCGGTTGACCGAGGTTCTTTCAGAAATGGAGCCGACAAAAAGATAGGAGAGGCCAAATAGTGCCAGGGCAAAAAGGGGCAGATAAGGCCATTTGGATATAATATGGTCAACTTTGGTTCTCAACTCAGCGTGGCTGCTTTTTGATCTCGTCCCAGATCGCATCCATTTCCTGCAGGGACATGGTGGAAAGGTCAAGGCCTTTTGAAAGGGCTATGGTTTCCATATCGGTAAACCGTTTAATGAACTTTTTATTGGTCCTTTCGAGGGCATTTTCAGCATCGATCTGCAAAAACCGTGCATAATTGATCAGGGAGAAGATCAGGTCGCCAAATTCCTCCTCTATCTTTTCTTTTTCACCGTTGGCAATGGCTTCCTTTAACTCGGCCTCCTCTTCTTCCACTTTCTCCCATACCTGGTCGCGGTTCTCCCATTCAAAACCCACCTGTTTTGCCTTTTCCTGCAATCGCATGGCTTTAACCGTGGCGGGGAGGGATTTGGGCACGCCCCCGATAACTGATTTCTTGCCTTCTTTCAATTTGAGTTTCTCCCAATTCTTTTTCACCTCATCGGCATCTTCCACTTTCACATCCCCATAGATATGCGGGTGGCGGGCAATCAGTTTCTCCGATATCCCGTCAAGCACATCCCCCAATTCAAACTTCCCTTGCTCGGACCCAATCTTGGCATAAAAAACAAGGTGGAGGAACATATCCCCCAATTCTTCGCGTATGCCCTTCCAATCCTCCTCGGTGATCGCATCGGCCAGTTCAAAGGTTTCCTCAATGGTCATTTGCCGAAGCGACTGAATGGTCTGCTTTCGGTCCCAGGGGCATTTCTCCCGCAGGTCATCCATGATGGATACCAGCCGGAGAAACTTTTCGCCCAAAATATTACTCATCCGATTGAATTATATGGTGAAAATACTCAGGAAGAAGAACAAGGCCATCAAAATAATGTTAATCACCAGCGCGGAAAGGTTCAGTAACACATATTTCAATATGGTTTTCCCTCTACGCTGCTGGTAAAAATTGCGCATTCCTTTATACAGATAGAAGAACCAAAGCAACACCAGCAGGACGGCCCCAATAGTGAATACTCCCCAACCCGTTATATCCTCTAACTTGGAAAACCCCATGATAAAAAGGAGGTTGATAAAACTGAAAATATAATGGTGTACAGAGAAAATGGCATGATCGGCATAGTAATACTCTTTGTGCCGGATATAGAGCAACTTTAGTACAAAAGCAAACAAGGGAAGGGAGACAAATAACAGGTAGGGTAGCTTATGTAATACAGCATCGGCCACATCTTTCAATGCCTGCTTGGGACGATGTCGGTACCGGGCGTTGATCTCGATCTCCTTCTTTTGAATCTGTTTGCTGAACCAGCCATCCCTTTTCCCGGCAGGGAGCTTTTTTTGTGCCGAATCGTACTCCTCCACGGATTTATAATCATTTCCCGTTATGGATATCGCGCGAAAATCTTCACTGAGCTCCAGAAAATCGATGGACCGAAGCGGTTTGCTGGTATCCTTAAGTTGATCGACCTGTTTTAGCAGATATTCGTTACCCGGATTTGCCTTCAGTCTTTCATCCACTTTCTTCAGTATCGAATCCCGGCTATCCTGGGTGAGTATAACATCGTCATCCCATTTGATCGCCGAATCAGATTTAAAAAATGTAAAGAAAATAATAAAGAAGATAGCAGAGGTGAAAACATACATTCTTACCGGGTTCAGAAAACTGGCCCTTTTGCCCATCATGAAGCGCGAAGAAAGATAACCAGGCTTAAAGAGCAGATAACGAAGGGTATCAAAGAATTTCGAATCAAAATGGGTGATATCGGAAAAGAAATGGACCACAAGACTCCAAAAACTTTCCTTCGGCACAACGTTTTCCTGACCGCAAATATGGCAATAGCGACCTTGTACAGTGGTTCCGCAATTCAGGCAGTTTTTTTCGGTTCTTTCCGGAGCATGGGACATATCAGCCGTTTTGCTAAAAATAAGGAGATTTGCAGGAATTTGGCTAAAAGCTATTGGCTATTAGCTTTTAGCTTTTAGTACATTTGCTACATGATCCACACTCCCTTAAAAGCCGTTGGCCTTGCCTTTCTGATTTTCCTTTCCCCGGCGATACATGCCCAGCACTATTACCATGATATCATGGGTACCCGAGAAACCAATGCCCAAATGGAACGTTTGATCCGGGCAGGGGTCACCAGTGTATCTGCCACCGGGTTTAACCAGGACAACCGGCCTGAACCGGGGTTTTCTGAGACCCAGTCGATTCGCCCGGTTGCGCCGCAATGGACGATCACCCGGAGCCAGGATGAAAACCGGAGTTGGGAATACCTGGCCTTTAATTCTCAAAATCAATTGATCCGTTCGGTTGACTCTACCACCACCACCATTAACAGGACCTATTTCAGATATGATGAAGCGGGACGTATTGTTCTCCTTGAAAATTCAGCTTCGGATACGGCGATGGGTATTACAGAAATGGAGCAACATCATTGGTACTACGACCCTGCGGGTTTGCCTGAAAAAATGATCAGGGTAGTGAATGGAAGAGATACCACAGAGTTTCGGTTTGTAAAAGATGAAAATGGGAATGTGGCAGAAGAAACAACCTACAAACGCGGTAACCCCACTGAAACGATCTATTATTATTATAATGAAAATGGTCAATTGACCGATATTGTCCGCTATAATACCCGTGCTAAGCGGCTCCTCC from Chitinophagales bacterium carries:
- the mazG gene encoding nucleoside triphosphate pyrophosphohydrolase — its product is MSNILGEKFLRLVSIMDDLREKCPWDRKQTIQSLRQMTIEETFELADAITEEDWKGIREELGDMFLHLVFYAKIGSEQGKFELGDVLDGISEKLIARHPHIYGDVKVEDADEVKKNWEKLKLKEGKKSVIGGVPKSLPATVKAMRLQEKAKQVGFEWENRDQVWEKVEEEEAELKEAIANGEKEKIEEEFGDLIFSLINYARFLQIDAENALERTNKKFIKRFTDMETIALSKGLDLSTMSLQEMDAIWDEIKKQPR
- a CDS encoding DUF3667 domain-containing protein encodes the protein MSHAPERTEKNCLNCGTTVQGRYCHICGQENVVPKESFWSLVVHFFSDITHFDSKFFDTLRYLLFKPGYLSSRFMMGKRASFLNPVRMYVFTSAIFFIIFFTFFKSDSAIKWDDDVILTQDSRDSILKKVDERLKANPGNEYLLKQVDQLKDTSKPLRSIDFLELSEDFRAISITGNDYKSVEEYDSAQKKLPAGKRDGWFSKQIQKKEIEINARYRHRPKQALKDVADAVLHKLPYLLFVSLPLFAFVLKLLYIRHKEYYYADHAIFSVHHYIFSFINLLFIMGFSKLEDITGWGVFTIGAVLLVLLWFFYLYKGMRNFYQQRRGKTILKYVLLNLSALVINIILMALFFFLSIFTI